The DNA window GCGAGGGGGGGGGCCTCGCACTGGGGACTCCGTGTTGTTGATGGCCGTGCGCTCCACGCCCGTGAAGGTGGCGAAGGCCCACCACGCCAGGTTGAACCAGTCCGGCATGGGGAGCTGACGGGTGGTGACCACCTTGGCGACGCCCGCCGCCGCGAACCCCATCGACATGAGCACGCCCAGGCCCACGCGTCCGTGGGTCGCGCGGAGCACGTCGACGTCGAGCCCCTTCACGAAGCGGCTGGTGGCGCGGGCCACGTCGCTGCCGGTCTCCAGCGCGGCGAACAAGGTGGCCTCCTCGGGCGGCTCCTCGCCTGGGCGGATGACGAGGTCCACCCCGGTGAGCTCCCGCACCTCCCGCACCACGTCCTTTGCCTCGAGCATCTCCGGGTCGTGACGGCACAGGACGCTTCCGGTGAAGGGACGCACCTCCACCTCGTCCATGCCCTGCACGGCCATCAACCCCTCCGCGAGCGCGTTGGCGAGCGAGGCATGCTCACGCAGCCAGGTCAGCCGCAGACGCACGCGCCCGGGCAGGACATGAACCACGTAGATGTAGCGGGCCATGGTGCGCCTCCTCCTCAGGTCGGCGCCTGGCCATTCGCGTGGCCATTCGCCGCCCGACGGGCCCGAGCCTTCGCCTCGGCCAGCAGGTCCTCCAGGTCCTCCTGTTTGACGGCGGTCCGGGCCAGCACCATGTCGCCGAACCGATAGGCGGCGGTGGCCAGCTCCAGGAGCAGCGGGCGCAGGTGCCGGCTCAGCAGCACCGAGCCCGCGCCAGCGGTGTAGCCCAGGAGGAACGACGGCAGATGGAACGTCACGGGGAAACCTCCACGGAAGCGGGGATGAAGCTCACCCTGTCGCCGAATCGATACGCGGCGGTGTCATGCGGGCATGGAGACCTGCTCAGCAGGACCGAGCCCGCGCCTGCGGCGCAGCCCAGGAGGAACGACGACCGACGGAACGTCACGGGGAAACCTCCACGGAAGCGGGGATGAAGAAGGGCTTGTTGCGGCGGGTCAGGCGTCGCCTCTGACGGGACACGCCCATGAGGAGGCCGGGCAGCACCAGCCCCGTCGCCAGACCGCCGAAGGTCAGCAGCGACGGCGGTGGCAGTCCCAGCACCGCGCGCAGCGGCGGCACAGTGAGCCCCAACACCTGCATGGCCACCGCGCTCCCCACCAACACGGTGAAGCGTCCGGAGCCCTGATAGCCACCACCGTGGAGGTGATGTGGCGCCCGGCACACCGTGGCGTAGCCGAGCTGCGCGGCCGTGAGCATCCCGAACGCCAGCGGCGGTCCACCCAGCACCATTCCCGTGGCGCCCAGGCCCGCCATCAGCAGCGCGTCGCGAACCACTCGCCGTGCCAGGGACCTCGACAACAGCGGCGCACCTGGAGGCGCTGGCGGACGGTCCAGGATGTCCGGGTCACCCGACTCGAGCGCGAGCGCGAGGCCCGGGAGCGTGTCCGTCAGCAGGTTGAGCCAGAGCAACTGAAGCGGAGACAGCGGCTCACGGCTGCCCACGAGCGTGGCGCCTATCACCAGCGCCATCTCCGACAGGTTGGTGGCGAAGAGGAAGCGGATGGCGCGACGCAGGTTGTCCTGGACGATGCGCCCCTCGCCCACCGCGTGGATGATGCCGCGCAGGTCCTCGCCCGCCATGACGATGTCCGCCATCTGCCGAGCCATGTCACTGGAGCGAGCTCCCACCGCAACGCCCACGTCCGCCGCCTTCAACGCGGGTGCGTCATTGATGCCATCACCCGCCATGGCCACCACTTCGCCTCGCCTGCGAAGGGCACGCACGAGGACCATCTTGTCCTCGGGAGTCACCCGCGCGAGCACCGCGACCCGGTCGAGCCAATCCCCCTCCGCGCCTCCAGGCTCGGACAGACGCGCGGTCAACTCCTTCGCCGTGAGCGTCTCGCCTCGCAGGCCGACCGCGCGGGCCACCGCCTCGGCGGTATGCCGCTGGTCACCGGTGAGGAGGATGGTGCGGATGCCCGCGACGCGCGCCTGGTGCAGCGTATCCGCGGCCCCTTCGCGCAGCGGGTCCCTCAGGCCCATGAAGCCCAGGAAGGTGTAGCCGCCATCGGGTGCAGTGCCGCGCGACGGGTCCATGCGCCGCCAGCCGAGCGCCAACACTCGCAGCCCCGCCTCCGCCAGGGCCTTGTTGCGCTGGAGCAGGCGCTGCTGCGCTTCGGTGTCGAGCGGCCCTCGTGAGTCGCTCGAGCACAGCCGCACCACCTGCTCGGGTGCGCCCTTGATGAAGGCCACGCCTCCGCCGGGCGCGTCGTGCAGGCTCACCACGTAGTGGATGCCCTCGGAGCGCTCCAGGAGCCTGCGCCGAGGGAAGGCGCGTCGCAGCGCGGCTCCGTCCAGTCCCGCGTCATGGGCCGCGGTCACCAAGGCCCGCTCGGTGGAGCTGCCCGTGATGATGACCTCGTGCCCGTTGCGGTGGACATCCACGTCGCTGTTGAGCAGCGCCGCGGCCAGCGCCAGCGTGGGGACATCCTCCAGCACCGCCTCCGGCTTCGCGCGCAGGGACGCGAGGTCCACCGCGCCACCTCCCACGTCCAGGACCTCCAGGCGCATGTCGTTGCGCGTCAGCGTCCCCGTCTTGTCCGTACAGATGACGGTGACACCGCCCAGCGCCTCGGCGGCGGAGACTCGGCGCACCACCATGCCGCGTGCATGGAGGCGTTGCATCGAGCGCACCAGCGCGGCGGTCGCGACGATGGGCAGTCCCTCCGGCAAGGCCGCCACCCCGAGCGCCACCGCGCCGCGCAGCACCTGCCCCATCGGCCTTCCGCGAAGCAGGCCCACCACACCGGACGCCACGCTCGCGCCCACGGAGAACACCGCCACGCGCCGGTCCAGTTGCTCCAGCTTTCGCGACAGCGGCGTGGGAGGAGAGGCGGTCTCCTCCACCAGCTCGCGCACTCGCGCCAGGGCCATGGACTTGCCCGTGGCCACGACCACCGCGCGGCCATGGCCGGAGGCCACCACCGTTCCCGCGTAGAGCATGCAGGTGCGCTCGGCGAGAGGTGCATCATGGGACACGGGCTCGGGGTCCTTGAGCTGGGGCTCGCTCTCCCCCGTGAGAGGCGCTTCGTCCACGCTGAGCCGGTGTGCCTCCAACACCCGTGCATCCGCGTGCAGCACGTCTCCCGCGCGCACCAGGAGCACGTCCCCCACCACGAGGTCCGACACGGGGACCTCGTGGACCACGCCGTCGCGCAGCACCTGGGCCTGCCCTGCCTCCAGCTTCTGCCATGAGGCGATGAGCGACTCGTTGCGCCGCTCGATGCGGTAGCCGATGCCGGCGTTGAGTCCCACCACCGCGAGGATGGCGGTGGCTTCCAACCTGTCTCCCGCCAGCGCGGAGGCCGCGGCCGAACCCATGAGCAGCCCCATGGGCACGGTGGCGACCTGCGCTCGCAGCAGCGACCACCGTGAGCGCGGCTTGATTCCCGCCACCGTGTTGGCGCCGTACCGCTTGAGCCTCGTCGCGGCTTCCGCTCGGGACAGGCCGTGCCGGTCCGTCTTCCATCGATGCAGCACCTGCTCCACGGTGAGCGAGTGCCAGGGCTCTTCGTCAGGCGCGGACTCGATGGGCTTGCGAGACCGGGCTTCTTTCGTGGGCTCGGGGGACGGAGCGTCCTCGGGCGCTTGTTCCAGTCGATTCAGCAACGGAGCGTTCGGCGCATAGCGCACCAACATGCGACCGCTGCGAGGCTCCGCCTTCACCGTCTCGATGCCGGGCCAGGTCTGGAAGGTGCGCTCCAGCCGCCGTCCCAGATAGCGGTCTCCCAGGAGTCCTGGCACCGCCAGCCGCAGACGCCGTGAGGCCACCGCATGCCGCACCACCACCGCGGGCGAAGCCTGCCCATCGATGAGGAACACCACCATCCGCCATGCCCCCGAGGACGCCCAAGGTGGCGGCGCGCCCATCGCCGGACAAGGCCGCCCGCCGCACGACCCTCGTGATGAGCAGTGGACACCTCGTCATGAGAGACAGAGTGGCCTCGAGTGCACGTGCGCCAGCCCAGGGCCCCACGACTTCATGCCTCACGGACAGGCGCCACCGCGCCACGGCTGCGGGCGGCCGCCAGTACGCCTGTCTGCTCTCCCGTGCGCATTGCCCCCTCCCTGTCACATGGCTTCGCTTCGCCCTTCCGCTACGCTTTCATGACAGGCCATCGCGAGCCCCGTGTTCCGGGCCGCGAGTCCTCTCCCCCGGGAGGACAAAGCGAGGTTCCATGGAGCTCCATCTCGCAGAAGAGATTCGCAAGCAGGTCGACGAGGCCTTCCGCAAGCGCGGGCGGGTCAACATCGTCATCGCCGGGCGAAGCGGCGTGGGGAAGAGCACGCTCATCAACGCCGTCTTCCACGGACGCATCGCCGACACGGGACAGGGTCGTCCCATCACCCGCGAGACGCGCGAGTACACGAAGGACGGCATCCCCGTGAGCATCCTGGACACACGGGGCCTGGAGCTGGGGGCGTTCAAGGAGACGCTGACGCTGCTCGAGGACCTGGTGGCCACGCGGGCCCGCGAGGGAGACGCGACGCGGCACCTGCACTGCGCCTGGATGTGCATCGGCGAGGACTCGCGCCGGGTCGAGGAGGGAGACCTGGAGGTCGCCCGGATGCTGGCGCGACACATGCCGGTCATCGCGGTCATCACCAAGGCGCGCAATGACCAGGGCTTCCGCGCGGAGGTGGAGAAGCTCCTGCCCGTGGCCCGCAACGTCATGCGCGTGCGAGCGCTCCTGGAGACGGATGACGAAGGCCACACGCTCCATCCGAGAGGGTTGGTGGAGTTGGTGGAGCTCACCATGGAGCTGGTGCCGGAGGCGCAGCGCAACGCCTTCGCCGCGGCACAGCGCGTGAGCATCGGGCAGAAGCGCAAGCGCGCGCACGGCATCGTCGCAAGCGCCGCGGCCACCGCCGCCGTCATTGGAGCCACCCCCATCCCTTTCGCCGACGCCGCCCTGCTTGTCCCCACGCAGGTCGGAATGCTGGCGGGGATTAGCAGTGTGTTCGGCCTGCCGCTCACGGAGGCGTTCCTCTCCACGCTGGTGAGCTCGGTGGCCACGGGGCTGGGGGCCACGTTCTCCGGGCAGGCCATCGTGTCGGGCCTGCTCAAGCTCATGCCGGGTGCGGGCTCGCTCGTCGGCGCGCTCATCGCCGCCTCCACCGCCACCGCGCTCACCACCCTGTTCGGCGAGACCTATATCGCCGTGCTCTCGACGCTGATGGAGCGGCGCTCGGGAGAGCTCCCCATCGAGGAGGAGGTCATCCGCGCCTTCCGCGAGGAGCTGACGCTGCGCCGCGCAGCGGTGTAGCGAAGCAGGGGTGCGGGCCAGCTGGGGACCTTTGAGCGACCGCGGGCAAAGGTCGCCTTGTTGACATGGCGCCGGTTGCACACAACTCGCCCCTCTCCGAATCGAGTGTGGTTCGACCCAAGCGTGGATGAGGGAAGCCATGGCGATTCGGCCTCTCGAGCACAAGCTGGTCGGGCTCATTCTTGACTCCGTGGACTCCCATGCCGGGCTTCAGCCGGCGCTCGCCGCAATCGCCTCATGGATGGGTGGGCATTCGGCCCATTCGTTGTTCATGCGCGACGGGCGCCTTGTCGAGACCCACTTCCACGGAGGTGCGGGCTCTGCCTTTGCCGAATACGAAGCCAATTGGAGACACCTCGACCCCCGCTTCTCGGCCGCAATCAACAACCCGGGAAGGGCACTCTCGGACGTGGACATCATCGAGCCCCACTGCTTCGAA is part of the Myxococcus landrumus genome and encodes:
- a CDS encoding HMA2 domain-containing protein → MARYIYVVHVLPGRVRLRLTWLREHASLANALAEGLMAVQGMDEVEVRPFTGSVLCRHDPEMLEAKDVVREVRELTGVDLVIRPGEEPPEEATLFAALETGSDVARATSRFVKGLDVDVLRATHGRVGLGVLMSMGFAAAGVAKVVTTRQLPMPDWFNLAWWAFATFTGVERTAINNTESPVRGPPPRSRTPEEQEAPEPEDLSS
- a CDS encoding cation-translocating P-type ATPase; translated protein: MVVFLIDGQASPAVVVRHAVASRRLRLAVPGLLGDRYLGRRLERTFQTWPGIETVKAEPRSGRMLVRYAPNAPLLNRLEQAPEDAPSPEPTKEARSRKPIESAPDEEPWHSLTVEQVLHRWKTDRHGLSRAEAATRLKRYGANTVAGIKPRSRWSLLRAQVATVPMGLLMGSAAASALAGDRLEATAILAVVGLNAGIGYRIERRNESLIASWQKLEAGQAQVLRDGVVHEVPVSDLVVGDVLLVRAGDVLHADARVLEAHRLSVDEAPLTGESEPQLKDPEPVSHDAPLAERTCMLYAGTVVASGHGRAVVVATGKSMALARVRELVEETASPPTPLSRKLEQLDRRVAVFSVGASVASGVVGLLRGRPMGQVLRGAVALGVAALPEGLPIVATAALVRSMQRLHARGMVVRRVSAAEALGGVTVICTDKTGTLTRNDMRLEVLDVGGGAVDLASLRAKPEAVLEDVPTLALAAALLNSDVDVHRNGHEVIITGSSTERALVTAAHDAGLDGAALRRAFPRRRLLERSEGIHYVVSLHDAPGGGVAFIKGAPEQVVRLCSSDSRGPLDTEAQQRLLQRNKALAEAGLRVLALGWRRMDPSRGTAPDGGYTFLGFMGLRDPLREGAADTLHQARVAGIRTILLTGDQRHTAEAVARAVGLRGETLTAKELTARLSEPGGAEGDWLDRVAVLARVTPEDKMVLVRALRRRGEVVAMAGDGINDAPALKAADVGVAVGARSSDMARQMADIVMAGEDLRGIIHAVGEGRIVQDNLRRAIRFLFATNLSEMALVIGATLVGSREPLSPLQLLWLNLLTDTLPGLALALESGDPDILDRPPAPPGAPLLSRSLARRVVRDALLMAGLGATGMVLGGPPLAFGMLTAAQLGYATVCRAPHHLHGGGYQGSGRFTVLVGSAVAMQVLGLTVPPLRAVLGLPPPSLLTFGGLATGLVLPGLLMGVSRQRRRLTRRNKPFFIPASVEVSP
- a CDS encoding YcjF family protein translates to MELHLAEEIRKQVDEAFRKRGRVNIVIAGRSGVGKSTLINAVFHGRIADTGQGRPITRETREYTKDGIPVSILDTRGLELGAFKETLTLLEDLVATRAREGDATRHLHCAWMCIGEDSRRVEEGDLEVARMLARHMPVIAVITKARNDQGFRAEVEKLLPVARNVMRVRALLETDDEGHTLHPRGLVELVELTMELVPEAQRNAFAAAQRVSIGQKRKRAHGIVASAAATAAVIGATPIPFADAALLVPTQVGMLAGISSVFGLPLTEAFLSTLVSSVATGLGATFSGQAIVSGLLKLMPGAGSLVGALIAASTATALTTLFGETYIAVLSTLMERRSGELPIEEEVIRAFREELTLRRAAV